From Demequina lutea, a single genomic window includes:
- a CDS encoding type 1 glutamine amidotransferase, with amino-acid sequence MTTHNAALPLRIVHLYPEQMNIYGDTGNVLTMVRRAQWHGYDPEVVVHRPGVAFPEDVDLIVGGGGQDSGQGLVADDLLALGDHIHGLADDGVAMLMVCGLYQLFGNFFETVTGERLDGIGIFDVATYGGPKRLVGNVRANTQFGEVFGYENHSGLTMLGEGQRPFGEIAMGSGNNGRDRTEGAIYNNVYGTYLHGSVLPKNPRFADALIEAAAVRRYGAFAPAQIDDQLAERARSRARQLGV; translated from the coding sequence ATGACGACGCACAACGCGGCACTGCCTCTGAGGATCGTCCACCTCTACCCAGAGCAGATGAATATTTACGGAGACACCGGAAATGTGCTCACGATGGTGAGACGCGCCCAGTGGCACGGATACGACCCCGAGGTGGTCGTCCACCGCCCCGGCGTGGCTTTTCCGGAGGATGTGGACCTCATCGTTGGCGGCGGCGGGCAAGACTCCGGTCAGGGTTTGGTGGCGGACGATCTACTTGCGCTCGGGGACCACATCCATGGCCTGGCCGATGACGGAGTCGCGATGCTCATGGTGTGCGGGCTCTACCAACTTTTTGGGAACTTCTTCGAGACCGTGACCGGCGAGCGGCTGGACGGCATCGGAATCTTTGACGTGGCCACCTACGGCGGGCCGAAGAGGCTCGTGGGCAACGTCCGCGCAAACACCCAGTTCGGCGAGGTGTTCGGCTACGAGAATCACAGCGGCCTGACGATGTTGGGCGAAGGCCAGCGTCCGTTTGGCGAGATCGCCATGGGCTCCGGAAACAACGGTCGTGACCGGACGGAGGGAGCGATATACAACAACGTGTATGGCACGTACCTGCACGGCTCCGTGCTGCCGAAGAACCCGCGATTCGCCGACGCGCTCATTGAGGCGGCGGCGGTGCGTCGCTACGGCGCGTTTGCCCCTGCGCAGATCGATGACCAACTCGCGGAGCGCGCCCGGTCGCGAGCGCGACAACTGGGTGTGTGA
- a CDS encoding Mur ligase family protein: protein MLSHRSAVRIGLLVRRLAQLRGSGTALPGLVVERLDPGFLAAALAGLPEGVVVITGTNGKTTTTKMVVELLRATGLKVFSNRSGSNFTRGIIAGMLGELDEHGKLNADIAVLELDEAHAIHFIREVPPRYSLLLNITRDQLDRFGEVDYTARLLEKVARATQVGVVLNRDDPLVSRIGEALPAVVERRYFGSGSSVQHLFPDDGHLYGAGPDPSLATVEPDNDADVVLTGLGGKSATYSFEGAVQPPVDLAIDGVHNALNGAAALSIVRMVLRDRASGDVLLKALGSVGPAFGRGESIDVDGSPLEIVLVKNPSGFRLSLRSYAENDAATMIAINDRYADGRDTSWLWDVDFSSLSDVAVVSGTRADDMALRLHYDNIEVAHVEGALPAALDRFLAIEGPKRIYCTYTAMMAIRSVLASKFDLAGIQ, encoded by the coding sequence GTGCTTTCGCACAGGAGCGCAGTCAGGATCGGTCTGCTTGTCAGGCGCCTTGCACAACTCAGGGGCAGCGGTACCGCGTTGCCTGGTCTCGTCGTGGAGCGGCTAGACCCTGGGTTCCTGGCTGCCGCCCTTGCCGGCCTTCCAGAAGGTGTTGTTGTCATCACCGGCACGAACGGCAAGACGACTACGACGAAGATGGTCGTCGAACTATTGCGCGCCACCGGGCTCAAGGTGTTCTCAAACAGGTCGGGGAGCAACTTCACGCGGGGCATCATCGCGGGCATGCTTGGCGAGCTTGACGAGCACGGCAAGCTCAACGCCGACATCGCGGTCCTCGAGCTCGACGAGGCGCACGCGATCCACTTCATCCGAGAGGTTCCGCCGCGGTACTCGCTCCTGCTCAACATCACGCGGGACCAGCTCGATCGCTTCGGTGAGGTCGACTACACGGCACGGTTGCTCGAGAAGGTGGCGCGTGCCACGCAGGTCGGCGTCGTGCTGAATCGCGACGATCCGCTCGTGAGTCGCATCGGGGAAGCCCTGCCCGCCGTGGTGGAGCGCCGGTATTTCGGGTCGGGCAGCTCCGTGCAGCATCTATTCCCCGATGATGGCCACCTGTACGGGGCGGGTCCCGATCCGTCACTGGCGACGGTCGAGCCGGATAACGACGCTGACGTTGTGTTGACCGGACTCGGCGGAAAGTCCGCCACCTACTCTTTCGAAGGCGCGGTGCAGCCGCCAGTCGACCTCGCGATAGACGGCGTGCACAATGCGCTGAACGGAGCCGCAGCGTTGAGCATCGTCCGCATGGTGCTGCGGGACAGGGCCTCGGGCGACGTTCTCCTCAAGGCGCTGGGCTCGGTCGGGCCTGCATTCGGGAGGGGCGAGTCCATCGACGTCGACGGTTCGCCGCTCGAGATTGTCCTGGTCAAGAACCCCTCGGGCTTCCGCCTCTCGTTGCGTTCCTACGCCGAGAATGACGCCGCGACGATGATCGCGATCAACGACCGCTACGCCGACGGCAGGGACACGTCGTGGCTGTGGGACGTGGACTTCTCGAGCCTGAGCGATGTGGCGGTCGTCAGCGGAACCCGCGCGGACGACATGGCGCTGCGGCTTCACTACGACAACATCGAGGTGGCGCACGTCGAAGGCGCGTTGCCAGCCGCGCTCGACAGGTTTCTGGCGATCGAGGGACCCAAACGCATCTACTGCACCTACACGGCGATGATGGCGATTCGAAGCGTCCTCGCCTCGAAGTTCGATCTGGCGGGTATCCAATGA
- a CDS encoding heavy metal translocating P-type ATPase, with amino-acid sequence MTWLRDRMEFLLFVSSTALLLAGGGAWLLGSMSVAELLWGAGTCLGLLFAIAWTVAAVRQRQLSVDVIALLALAGALVVGEWFAGAMITVMLATGVLLEARAGARARRELSLLVERAPRTARRQVDGRVVEVPVDDVAKGDRILVGTGEVVPVDGRLMSAGVLDEAALTGESFPVERPAGDEVRSGVVNAGSPIDLMATSVAAESTYAGVVRLVEQAQASSAPFVRAADRFAVVFVPLTLVLAGAAWALSGDPVRAVAVLVVATPCPLLLAAPIAIMSGLSRAAHIGVVIKGGGALERLAAGRVILFDKTGTLTQGQPTLADVVTAGDHIDSDEILRLAASLDQVSPHVLASSIVTAATRRGLRLEMPEDVHEEHGYGLGGRIGSHEVRVGKASWIVDGVQPAWVRQVRRRADLDGSLTVFVAVDGEPAGAFLLEDPIRPDAPRMVRALREVGISRVVLVTGDRADIADAVGRIVGVDTVLAECDPADKLAAIEIEEELGSTIMVGDGVNDAPALAAAGVGVALAARGATASSEAADVVLTVDRLDALADAILIARRSKRIALQAVLVGMGLSFVAMVAAAVGLLAPAIGAVTQEVIDVLAIGIALRAVLPGRVHTIAMPPADVAIARALKVEHDAVLVVVEQIRAVADALSTRDCDLAPAHTLLKRLEGELLPHERADEAQLVPLVSRALGGTDATASMSRTHAEIEHQVSRLRRLLTDLDNDSVQPEDVVELRRVLYGLYAVLRLHNAQEEEGAFSLVPAGPARGAAARQP; translated from the coding sequence ATGACTTGGTTGCGAGATCGCATGGAATTTCTTCTCTTTGTCTCCTCCACCGCGCTGCTGCTCGCGGGCGGCGGGGCGTGGCTACTCGGATCGATGTCGGTGGCCGAGTTGCTGTGGGGAGCAGGGACGTGCCTTGGGTTGCTGTTCGCGATCGCCTGGACGGTGGCCGCGGTCCGCCAACGTCAGTTGAGCGTCGACGTCATCGCTTTGCTCGCATTGGCTGGCGCCCTGGTGGTGGGCGAGTGGTTTGCGGGGGCGATGATCACGGTGATGCTGGCGACCGGCGTGCTGCTCGAGGCGCGCGCGGGAGCACGCGCGAGGCGGGAGTTGAGCCTACTCGTCGAGCGCGCCCCGCGAACGGCCCGACGTCAGGTAGACGGCCGAGTCGTGGAGGTCCCCGTGGACGACGTCGCCAAGGGTGATCGGATCCTGGTGGGCACGGGAGAGGTGGTTCCGGTGGACGGGCGGCTCATGTCGGCCGGGGTCCTGGATGAAGCGGCGCTGACCGGGGAGTCATTCCCGGTCGAGAGGCCCGCCGGGGATGAGGTGCGCAGCGGGGTGGTCAACGCCGGATCGCCGATAGATCTCATGGCGACGTCGGTGGCGGCAGAGTCAACCTATGCGGGCGTGGTGCGACTGGTGGAGCAGGCGCAGGCATCGTCGGCGCCGTTCGTCCGCGCCGCGGATCGCTTCGCGGTCGTGTTCGTCCCCCTGACGCTGGTGCTCGCTGGTGCCGCATGGGCCCTCAGCGGGGACCCTGTACGCGCCGTCGCCGTGCTGGTCGTGGCCACGCCCTGTCCGCTGCTCTTGGCGGCACCCATCGCCATCATGTCTGGGCTGTCGCGAGCGGCGCACATCGGCGTCGTCATCAAAGGTGGTGGAGCCCTCGAACGGTTGGCCGCTGGGCGGGTGATTCTGTTCGACAAGACAGGCACCCTGACTCAGGGGCAGCCGACCCTCGCCGACGTCGTGACCGCAGGCGACCACATCGACTCAGACGAGATACTGCGCCTGGCGGCCTCGCTCGACCAAGTCTCACCGCACGTGCTCGCCAGTTCAATTGTCACCGCAGCGACGCGACGGGGCCTGCGGCTCGAGATGCCCGAAGATGTGCACGAGGAACACGGCTATGGCTTGGGCGGAAGGATCGGTTCCCACGAGGTGCGGGTGGGCAAGGCCTCATGGATCGTCGACGGCGTGCAGCCCGCGTGGGTGCGCCAGGTGCGCCGTCGTGCAGACCTGGATGGCTCGCTGACCGTCTTCGTCGCGGTCGACGGCGAGCCGGCGGGCGCATTCCTTCTCGAAGACCCGATTCGGCCGGACGCGCCACGGATGGTTCGCGCGCTTCGCGAGGTGGGTATCAGCCGGGTCGTCTTGGTCACGGGAGACCGGGCCGATATCGCGGACGCGGTGGGGCGCATCGTCGGGGTCGACACCGTGCTGGCCGAGTGCGACCCAGCCGACAAACTCGCGGCGATCGAAATCGAGGAGGAGCTGGGTTCGACGATCATGGTGGGTGACGGCGTCAACGATGCCCCCGCCTTGGCGGCGGCAGGGGTGGGCGTGGCGCTGGCTGCGCGCGGGGCGACCGCCTCGTCGGAGGCTGCCGACGTGGTCCTGACCGTCGACCGGCTCGATGCCCTCGCGGATGCGATTCTCATCGCTCGCAGGTCCAAGCGCATCGCCCTGCAGGCGGTCCTCGTCGGGATGGGCCTGTCATTCGTGGCGATGGTCGCAGCCGCAGTCGGACTGCTCGCGCCCGCGATCGGCGCCGTCACGCAAGAAGTCATCGACGTGCTGGCGATCGGCATCGCGTTGCGGGCCGTCCTGCCGGGCAGAGTGCACACGATTGCCATGCCGCCCGCCGACGTAGCCATCGCCCGCGCACTCAAGGTTGAGCACGACGCGGTGCTCGTCGTCGTCGAGCAGATCCGCGCCGTTGCCGACGCTCTCTCGACGAGGGATTGCGACCTTGCGCCGGCACATACGCTTCTCAAACGGCTCGAGGGAGAACTCCTCCCGCACGAGCGCGCCGACGAGGCGCAGCTCGTGCCTCTCGTCTCTCGGGCGCTTGGCGGTACCGACGCGACCGCATCGATGAGCCGCACCCACGCCGAGATCGAGCACCAGGTCAGCAGGCTGCGCCGATTGCTCACGGATCTTGACAACGACAGCGTCCAGCCCGAGGACGTCGTCGAACTGAGGCGGGTTCTCTATGGGCTCTACGCGGTGCTGCGCCTGCACAACGCACAAGAGGAGGAGGGCGCATTCAGCCTCGTACCGGCAGGTCCGGCACGCGGAGCTGCCGCGCGTCAGCCCTGA
- a CDS encoding YrhK family protein, translating into MIRTLVQDYEHIHTAIGIMGNLLFVVGSVLFYKAFDQYHMLAVSLFVVGSVFMSVGAIGSGLRRLFQRRDMASSSHA; encoded by the coding sequence TTGATCCGTACTCTCGTCCAGGACTATGAACACATCCATACCGCCATTGGCATTATGGGGAACCTACTGTTCGTCGTGGGCTCGGTGCTGTTCTACAAGGCCTTTGATCAGTACCACATGCTTGCCGTTTCGCTGTTCGTCGTCGGATCGGTGTTCATGTCCGTGGGTGCGATAGGGAGCGGGCTGCGCAGGCTGTTTCAGCGACGCGACATGGCATCGTCCTCGCACGCTTGA
- a CDS encoding methylglyoxal synthase: MKPHRDRVDAKRHIALVAHDNKKVELLEWASYNRDTLAPHHLYATGTTGTMLEYELGLPVQRFLSGPVGGDQQIGAKIAEGVIDMLFFLWDPLEAQPHDPDVKALLRLGAVWNIPMASNVATADFLISSPLFATQYDRVVPDFGQRDWRGVTGQDDSS; encoded by the coding sequence ATGAAACCGCACCGCGACAGGGTTGATGCCAAGCGACACATTGCGCTGGTTGCCCACGACAACAAGAAGGTCGAGCTCCTTGAGTGGGCCAGCTACAACAGGGACACCCTTGCGCCCCACCACCTCTACGCGACGGGCACCACAGGCACGATGCTCGAATACGAGTTGGGTCTGCCCGTCCAGCGATTCCTTTCTGGCCCGGTCGGCGGCGACCAGCAGATTGGCGCCAAGATCGCCGAGGGCGTCATCGACATGCTCTTCTTCCTGTGGGACCCGCTCGAGGCGCAACCCCACGATCCGGATGTGAAGGCGCTGCTGCGGCTTGGCGCAGTATGGAATATCCCGATGGCCTCGAACGTGGCCACGGCCGACTTCCTGATCTCGTCCCCCCTGTTCGCCACCCAGTACGACCGCGTAGTTCCCGACTTCGGTCAGAGGGACTGGCGCGGGGTCACAGGACAAGACGACTCGAGCTAG
- the gtfA gene encoding sucrose phosphorylase: MARNAVQLITYADRLAGDLGGLTALMASAPWNGAFGGVHVLPFFTPFDGADAGFDPTDHTSVDPRLGTWGSIGALASQGDVMVDIIVNHVSSSSASFLDWCARGDESPYAGMFLTMSSVFPNGATEADLTTVYRPRPGLPFTPYRVGGKQRFVWTTFTPQQIDIDVSHPAAQDYLNAILEAVAQAGVTMVRLDAVGYAIKTPGTTCFMTDATFDFIADFTAKARARGVEVLVEVHSYFERQIAIGAAVDRVYDFALPPLVLHALGTGDGAPLARWMDIRPVNAMTVLDTHDGIGVIDVGADQTAIDRPGLLTPTQLDALVKQIHQNSGGTSLLATGASASNLDLYQVNCTYFDALGGDENAYLIARAIQFFVPGIPQVYYVGALAGRNDTELLGRTHVGRDINRHYYTSGEVATEVSRPVVAALLELCKFRSTLPVFDGEFAFSHDAEASEMSMKWSAGQSWAVLEVNLARREASITWSHEGAEGQTFDLLASPPSLD; the protein is encoded by the coding sequence ATGGCGCGCAATGCGGTTCAACTCATCACATACGCGGACCGCTTGGCGGGGGACCTCGGCGGATTGACCGCACTGATGGCGAGCGCTCCCTGGAATGGCGCCTTCGGTGGAGTGCACGTGCTTCCGTTCTTCACCCCCTTCGATGGGGCCGATGCAGGCTTTGACCCCACCGACCACACGTCCGTTGACCCCCGGCTCGGCACCTGGGGTAGCATCGGCGCCCTAGCCAGTCAAGGTGATGTCATGGTCGACATCATCGTGAACCACGTTTCGTCCTCCTCTGCCTCCTTCCTTGACTGGTGTGCCAGGGGCGACGAGTCTCCGTACGCGGGGATGTTCCTGACCATGTCCTCGGTGTTCCCCAACGGGGCCACCGAAGCGGACCTTACGACCGTGTATCGGCCCCGACCTGGCCTGCCCTTCACTCCCTACCGCGTCGGTGGCAAACAACGCTTTGTGTGGACGACCTTCACCCCGCAGCAGATCGACATCGACGTCTCCCACCCGGCCGCGCAGGACTATCTGAACGCGATTCTCGAGGCCGTCGCTCAAGCAGGGGTCACCATGGTGCGGTTGGACGCCGTCGGCTACGCCATCAAGACCCCGGGCACCACGTGCTTCATGACCGACGCGACATTTGACTTCATCGCGGACTTCACGGCCAAGGCGCGAGCCAGGGGAGTCGAGGTGCTTGTTGAGGTGCACTCGTACTTCGAGCGCCAGATCGCCATAGGTGCCGCGGTGGACAGGGTCTATGACTTTGCCCTGCCGCCGCTTGTCCTGCATGCGCTCGGCACGGGCGACGGCGCGCCCTTGGCGAGATGGATGGACATCCGGCCGGTGAACGCCATGACCGTCCTGGACACTCACGACGGCATCGGCGTGATTGACGTGGGGGCCGACCAGACCGCGATCGACCGTCCGGGTCTGTTGACCCCGACGCAACTCGACGCGCTCGTCAAGCAGATCCACCAGAACTCCGGCGGGACGAGTCTCTTGGCGACGGGAGCGTCGGCGTCCAACCTGGACCTTTACCAGGTGAATTGCACCTACTTTGATGCCCTGGGCGGCGACGAGAACGCGTACCTGATCGCGAGGGCCATCCAGTTCTTCGTGCCAGGGATTCCGCAGGTCTACTACGTGGGCGCCCTCGCGGGACGCAATGACACCGAGCTGCTTGGCCGCACTCACGTCGGAAGAGACATCAATAGGCATTACTACACGTCCGGCGAGGTCGCCACGGAGGTGAGCCGACCGGTGGTCGCCGCGCTACTCGAACTGTGCAAATTCCGGTCGACGCTTCCTGTCTTCGACGGCGAGTTCGCCTTTTCTCACGACGCGGAAGCTTCCGAGATGTCGATGAAGTGGAGCGCGGGGCAGTCGTGGGCGGTTCTCGAGGTGAACCTCGCTCGTCGTGAAGCCTCGATCACCTGGTCTCACGAAGGAGCGGAGGGTCAGACCTTCGACCTGCTCGCGAGTCCGCCCTCGCTCGACTAG
- the pyk gene encoding pyruvate kinase, whose product MRNAKIVCTIGPATASLDQMKLLVEAGMDVARINRSHGSAEEHEQVYRNVRQAAAEAGRNVAVLVDLQGPKIRLARFVDGPHDLAVGDIFTITTREVEGTKEICGTTFKGLAGDCKAGDFLLIDDGKVRVEVMEVKDGTDVVTKVIVPGPVSNNKGINLPGVAVSVPAMSEKDESDLRWGLKLGADFIALSFVRSAADYADVARIMAEEGRIVPVIAKVEKPQAVDNLEEIVDAFDGVMVARGDLGVELPLEDVPLVQKRAIELCRSQAKPVIVATQVLESMTHSPVPTRAETSDCANAILDGADAVMLSGETSVGDYPIITVETMARIIKNTEQKGFSRIAPYLASPKTRGGAVTHAAAEISETLDVKYIVTFTQSGDSAQRMSRLRPETPMLALTPNPDTQKRLALSWGVRTTIVPKAETTDDMVNIVDSLLKDTGRAVDGDLVVIVSGTPIGIPGTTNSIVVHKVGQVRK is encoded by the coding sequence ATGCGAAACGCGAAGATTGTCTGCACCATCGGCCCCGCGACTGCGTCGCTGGACCAGATGAAGTTGCTGGTGGAGGCGGGCATGGATGTTGCCCGTATCAACCGCAGCCACGGCAGCGCCGAAGAGCACGAGCAGGTGTACCGGAACGTGCGTCAGGCGGCGGCAGAGGCCGGACGCAACGTCGCGGTCCTCGTTGACCTTCAGGGACCCAAGATCCGCCTTGCGCGCTTCGTCGATGGGCCTCACGATCTTGCGGTGGGTGACATCTTCACGATCACCACACGCGAGGTTGAGGGCACCAAGGAGATTTGCGGTACGACGTTCAAGGGCCTCGCTGGTGACTGCAAGGCTGGCGACTTCCTGCTCATCGACGACGGCAAGGTCCGCGTCGAGGTCATGGAGGTCAAGGACGGCACAGACGTGGTGACCAAGGTGATCGTTCCCGGTCCCGTGTCGAACAACAAGGGCATCAACCTTCCCGGCGTTGCCGTGTCGGTCCCCGCCATGTCCGAGAAGGATGAGTCTGACCTGCGTTGGGGCCTCAAGCTCGGCGCCGACTTCATCGCGCTGTCGTTCGTGCGTTCGGCGGCCGACTATGCGGATGTGGCGCGCATTATGGCCGAAGAGGGTCGTATCGTTCCCGTGATCGCCAAGGTCGAGAAGCCCCAGGCTGTCGACAATCTCGAAGAGATCGTGGACGCCTTTGACGGCGTGATGGTTGCCCGTGGCGACCTCGGTGTCGAGCTTCCGCTTGAGGACGTGCCTCTCGTACAGAAGCGCGCCATTGAGCTGTGCCGCTCGCAGGCCAAGCCCGTCATCGTCGCGACGCAGGTGCTCGAGTCCATGACTCACTCGCCCGTGCCAACGCGTGCCGAAACCTCGGACTGCGCGAACGCGATTCTCGATGGTGCCGACGCGGTCATGCTCTCGGGCGAGACCTCGGTTGGCGACTACCCGATTATCACGGTGGAGACGATGGCCCGCATCATCAAGAACACCGAGCAGAAGGGGTTCAGCCGCATCGCGCCGTACTTGGCTAGCCCCAAGACCCGCGGTGGCGCCGTGACCCACGCGGCCGCCGAGATTTCCGAGACTCTCGATGTCAAGTACATCGTGACGTTCACGCAATCCGGGGACTCCGCGCAGCGGATGTCGCGCCTACGCCCCGAGACGCCGATGCTAGCGCTGACGCCGAACCCCGACACCCAGAAGCGTCTGGCACTGTCGTGGGGCGTCAGGACCACGATCGTTCCCAAGGCGGAGACGACGGACGACATGGTCAATATCGTTGATTCGCTCCTCAAGGACACGGGCAGGGCCGTCGATGGCGACCTCGTTGTCATCGTCTCCGGTACGCCCATTGGCATTCCGGGCACGACAAACTCGATCGTGGTTCACAAGGTCGGTCAGGTTCGCAAGTAG
- a CDS encoding glutamate synthase subunit beta, translated as MADFRGFLKHRERELPPPRPVPVRLLDWKYVRDELAADPEALNRQASRCMDCGVPFCHQGCPLGNLIPEWNDLVHRGQWEDALDRLHATNNFPEFTGRICPAPCESSCVLGINQPAVTIKNIEVSIIDEGFRRGLVKPLEPSRQTGRTVAVVGSGPSGLAAAQQLTRAGHTVAVYERDIRIGGLMRNGVPDFKMEKIHIDRRVEQMEAEGTRFRTGVEIGKDVTWDDLRARFDAVLIATGSTVPRDLPVPGRRYRGIHFAMPYLTQGNKVAAGDTVERQITAKDKHVIIIGGGDTGSDCLGTALRQGAKSVTTLAIGVKPPEARDARSQPWPTHPMLFDISSSHEEGGERRFLASTIEFLADEDEQVTTIRLAQTQIMPDGSRGPAPGSEQEIPADLVLISMGFTGPERGTLSQLEHIGFTPRGTVARNDSFATAVDGVFVAGDAGRGQSLVVWAIAEGRAAAAAIDTYLTGSTELPAPVTARTVSLRA; from the coding sequence GTGGCTGATTTTCGCGGATTCCTGAAGCATCGTGAAAGGGAGTTGCCTCCTCCCAGGCCCGTTCCCGTGCGATTGCTCGACTGGAAGTACGTCAGGGACGAGCTTGCCGCCGACCCTGAGGCGCTCAACCGTCAGGCGAGTAGATGCATGGACTGCGGCGTGCCGTTCTGCCACCAAGGATGCCCCCTGGGGAACCTCATTCCCGAATGGAATGACCTTGTGCACCGTGGCCAGTGGGAGGATGCCCTCGACAGGCTCCATGCGACCAACAACTTCCCGGAGTTCACGGGGCGCATTTGCCCCGCGCCGTGCGAGTCGAGTTGCGTGCTTGGCATCAACCAACCCGCGGTGACCATCAAGAACATCGAGGTCTCGATCATCGATGAAGGGTTCAGGCGGGGCCTGGTCAAGCCGCTCGAGCCTTCACGTCAGACTGGAAGAACGGTGGCGGTCGTTGGCTCCGGTCCTTCGGGCCTCGCGGCCGCACAGCAGCTGACGAGGGCGGGCCACACCGTTGCCGTGTACGAGCGCGACATTCGCATCGGCGGCCTGATGCGCAATGGCGTGCCCGACTTCAAAATGGAAAAGATCCATATCGACAGGCGCGTCGAGCAGATGGAGGCCGAGGGCACTCGCTTCCGCACCGGTGTCGAGATCGGCAAGGACGTCACATGGGACGATCTGCGGGCCCGATTTGACGCCGTTCTCATCGCTACTGGGTCGACGGTCCCGCGAGACTTGCCTGTTCCTGGGCGACGCTATAGGGGCATCCACTTTGCGATGCCGTACCTGACTCAGGGCAACAAGGTGGCTGCGGGCGACACTGTCGAGCGCCAGATCACCGCAAAGGACAAGCACGTGATCATCATCGGCGGTGGAGACACCGGCTCTGACTGCCTGGGCACCGCGTTGCGCCAGGGAGCCAAGTCGGTGACGACTCTTGCCATTGGTGTGAAGCCGCCGGAAGCAAGGGACGCGCGATCGCAGCCGTGGCCGACGCATCCGATGCTCTTTGACATCTCGTCTTCGCATGAAGAGGGAGGAGAACGTCGCTTCCTTGCATCGACGATTGAGTTTCTCGCCGACGAGGACGAGCAGGTGACGACGATTCGACTTGCTCAAACCCAGATTATGCCCGACGGTTCGCGCGGGCCTGCTCCCGGTTCCGAGCAAGAGATTCCCGCGGACCTCGTGTTGATCTCCATGGGATTCACGGGCCCCGAGCGCGGAACGTTGAGCCAACTCGAGCACATTGGATTTACGCCCCGTGGCACGGTGGCACGCAACGACTCCTTTGCTACTGCGGTCGACGGCGTCTTCGTCGCCGGAGATGCAGGACGCGGGCAGTCTCTTGTGGTGTGGGCGATCGCTGAAGGACGCGCCGCAGCCGCGGCAATTGATACATACCTCACCGGAAGCACCGAGCTTCCGGCGCCCGTGACGGCGAGAACCGTCTCGCTACGGGCCTGA